In Pleurocapsa sp. PCC 7319, the following are encoded in one genomic region:
- a CDS encoding class I SAM-dependent methyltransferase: MKNATNWKPTKIENRGDKFYVNELGVSSGSLFMTLEDFRVINSFKSYLKGHLIDLGCGNAPYYQWYKDRVDRVTCIDWPQSKQSKNDAKYVDVFANLNESVPLEDNSVDFVFSTSVLEHICEPLILLKEISRILKSDGYLLLSVPFIYNLHEEPYDYYRYTPYSLEHLAEKAGLEIVSLKHYGCGFGVLIDVSSKIIQALIEVIRKSLPRYIGSPISKLGNMQLRLFQQISFIVLNQKQIVNIIERANLSSRIALGYVAILKIKQNTEI, encoded by the coding sequence ATGAAAAATGCCACTAATTGGAAACCAACTAAAATTGAAAATCGCGGTGATAAATTTTATGTTAATGAGTTAGGAGTATCTTCGGGAAGTTTATTTATGACTTTGGAAGATTTTCGCGTTATTAATTCATTCAAATCCTACCTAAAAGGACATTTAATTGATTTAGGATGTGGCAATGCACCTTATTATCAATGGTATAAAGATCGAGTAGATCGAGTAACCTGTATCGACTGGCCACAAAGTAAGCAAAGCAAAAATGATGCTAAATATGTTGATGTCTTTGCTAACTTGAATGAAAGCGTTCCCCTGGAGGATAATTCAGTAGATTTTGTTTTTTCAACTTCTGTATTAGAACATATCTGCGAACCTCTAATATTGCTTAAAGAAATTAGCAGAATTTTAAAGTCAGATGGCTACTTATTATTGAGTGTACCGTTTATCTATAATCTTCACGAAGAGCCTTATGACTATTATCGCTACACCCCCTATAGCCTTGAACATCTTGCCGAAAAAGCAGGATTAGAGATAGTAAGCCTCAAACATTATGGTTGTGGCTTTGGAGTATTAATAGATGTTTCCTCAAAAATAATTCAAGCTTTAATTGAAGTCATTCGTAAATCTTTGCCTAGATACATCGGATCGCCAATTAGCAAACTAGGAAATATGCAATTACGTTTATTTCAACAAATTTCCTTTATAGTTTTAAACCAAAAACAAATAGTGAACATAATTGAGCGGGCTAATTTGTCGTCTAGAATTGCTCTAGGATATGTGGCTATTTTGAAAATCAAGCAAAATACAGAAATATAA
- a CDS encoding class I SAM-dependent methyltransferase: MIEENGYEGKQCSQCGLIYISPRPSFEEIVDLYGHDEAHISAQSHISADFAKRLYAKHNLNIIRSVVNSGSLLEIGAGAGYFLDEARKIGFEPYGLEFNPVQANFMRNQLQIPCEQSPLSTSIFNGQKFDVIYHCDVISHFFDPIADFQKMNETMNDESFLIFETGNFAEVDQKYYQYIPSFQYPDHLFFFSVDNLAELLEKTGFQLIKIHRYSMLPQLLTMKVLSNIKQSIKKILIKSPDISSKPGKSTSEPYETNKTSISNFKSSNIKSSIKKNIKNIYNFGYHYFNYLLRYKIGKLAPKAQRPQTVIVIAKKVKSVAG; this comes from the coding sequence GTGATTGAGGAAAATGGATATGAGGGTAAACAGTGTTCTCAATGTGGACTAATATACATATCACCCCGACCTTCTTTTGAGGAAATAGTTGATTTATATGGTCATGACGAAGCGCATATTTCTGCCCAATCTCATATCTCTGCTGATTTTGCCAAAAGATTATATGCTAAGCATAATTTAAACATTATCCGTTCAGTTGTTAACAGTGGTTCGCTTTTGGAAATTGGTGCTGGAGCGGGTTACTTTTTGGATGAAGCGCGTAAAATTGGTTTTGAACCGTATGGACTGGAGTTTAATCCTGTTCAAGCCAACTTCATGAGAAATCAACTCCAAATCCCTTGTGAACAATCTCCATTAAGCACATCAATCTTTAATGGACAAAAATTTGACGTTATTTATCATTGTGATGTAATCAGCCATTTTTTTGACCCGATCGCAGATTTCCAAAAAATGAATGAGACGATGAACGATGAATCTTTTTTGATCTTTGAAACAGGGAATTTTGCTGAGGTAGACCAGAAATATTATCAGTACATTCCCAGTTTTCAGTATCCAGATCATCTTTTCTTTTTTAGCGTTGATAATTTAGCTGAACTGCTTGAGAAAACAGGTTTTCAATTAATAAAGATACATCGGTATTCAATGTTACCTCAGCTACTCACAATGAAAGTTTTATCTAATATTAAGCAGTCAATCAAAAAAATATTGATCAAATCGCCAGATATTAGTTCTAAACCAGGAAAGTCTACTAGTGAGCCTTATGAGACCAATAAAACATCTATTTCTAACTTCAAATCATCTAATATAAAATCTTCAATCAAAAAAAATATCAAAAATATTTATAATTTTGGGTATCATTATTTCAATTATCTGCTACGCTATAAAATTGGAAAACTAGCACCTAAAGCTCAACGTCCTCAAACAGTTATAGTTATTGCCAAAAAGGTAAAAAGTGTTGCTGGGTAA
- a CDS encoding lipopolysaccharide biosynthesis protein, which yields MSTQKNQTSEAKYYDYFNTNHLKSNLKQRSVRGGVVTITAQASKFILKFGSTAVLARLLVPEDYGLIGMATVVVGFVEYFKDLGLSAATIQRAEINHKQVSTLFWINLGVSCLVALIVALLAPAIANFYHEPRLKKITLGLAINFIFGGLTVQHQALLRRQMQFTSLAKIEVVSMTLGVFTAIIAAYSGLRYWALVLMLIAIAISNAIGVWLACGWRPGLPSRNSGVLKMLAFGGNLTGFNLVNYFSRNLDNVLIGRRWGSQELGLYAQAYKLVLLPIQQINNPISSVALPTLASLQSQPEKYCRFYYQAMLSISTLGMPIIGFLFASANDVILLLLGEQWLETVPIFKLLMPAAFNATIGVGMGWAYQSLGNVGRQFRWGIVSSMLNAVLFFIGVRWGAIGVAAVFGLSRPFFLLAGFTYCFAQTPLKLTKLISTLSMPTLASIGAAIILSYIKLVLPIEINTLMIVLIDLGFYTLLYLLIWILLPNGRKTLWEMVQLSKVLRQR from the coding sequence GTGTCAACGCAGAAAAACCAAACCTCAGAAGCTAAGTATTACGATTATTTTAATACCAACCACTTAAAATCAAATTTAAAACAACGTTCTGTTCGTGGTGGCGTAGTTACTATCACAGCCCAAGCAAGCAAATTTATCTTGAAATTCGGCTCGACAGCAGTGCTAGCTCGTCTGCTTGTTCCTGAAGATTATGGGCTAATTGGTATGGCAACTGTAGTCGTGGGCTTTGTTGAATATTTTAAGGATTTAGGCTTATCAGCAGCTACCATTCAAAGAGCTGAAATAAATCACAAGCAAGTTAGTACTCTGTTTTGGATTAATTTGGGGGTTAGCTGTTTAGTAGCTCTAATTGTTGCTTTACTAGCACCAGCGATCGCCAACTTTTATCATGAACCCCGCCTGAAGAAAATTACCCTGGGTTTGGCAATCAATTTTATATTTGGTGGTTTAACAGTACAACACCAAGCCCTGCTGAGAAGGCAAATGCAATTTACTAGCTTGGCAAAAATTGAAGTGGTCTCGATGACTTTGGGGGTATTTACGGCGATTATCGCTGCTTATTCTGGCTTAAGATATTGGGCGCTAGTGTTAATGCTAATAGCGATCGCTATTAGTAATGCCATTGGAGTTTGGCTTGCTTGCGGTTGGCGACCTGGATTACCCAGTCGTAATTCTGGAGTGCTTAAAATGCTAGCTTTTGGTGGTAATTTAACTGGTTTTAACTTAGTAAATTATTTTTCCCGTAATCTTGACAATGTTTTGATTGGTCGACGTTGGGGTTCCCAAGAGTTAGGACTCTACGCTCAGGCCTATAAGCTGGTGCTATTACCAATTCAGCAAATTAATAATCCAATTAGTAGTGTTGCATTACCAACTCTTGCTAGTTTACAGTCTCAACCAGAGAAGTATTGCAGGTTTTACTATCAGGCAATGCTATCAATTAGCACTTTGGGAATGCCCATAATTGGATTTTTGTTCGCTTCAGCGAATGATGTTATTTTGTTGCTTTTGGGAGAGCAGTGGTTAGAAACTGTTCCTATCTTTAAATTATTAATGCCCGCAGCTTTTAATGCCACTATTGGAGTGGGTATGGGTTGGGCTTATCAATCTCTGGGCAACGTCGGTCGTCAGTTTCGTTGGGGAATAGTTTCGTCGATGCTGAATGCAGTCTTGTTCTTTATTGGCGTTCGTTGGGGGGCAATTGGTGTGGCAGCAGTTTTTGGTTTATCCCGCCCATTTTTTCTGTTAGCCGGATTTACCTACTGTTTCGCTCAAACTCCTTTAAAATTAACTAAATTAATATCTACTCTCTCGATGCCCACTCTAGCCTCGATAGGAGCCGCAATTATACTAAGCTACATTAAATTAGTGTTACCTATAGAGATTAATACTTTGATGATTGTCTTAATTGATTTAGGGTTCTATACCTTGTTATATTTGCTCATCTGGATTCTGCTTCCCAACGGCAGAAAGACTCTATGGGAGATGGTACAATTATCCAAAGTTTTGAGACAGAGGTAA